In Oncorhynchus keta strain PuntledgeMale-10-30-2019 chromosome 19, Oket_V2, whole genome shotgun sequence, a single genomic region encodes these proteins:
- the smim12 gene encoding small integral membrane protein 12, with protein MWPVLWMSMRTYAPYITFPVAFVVGAVGYHLEWFIRGDTTLKPGEEKSIVELREDRKLEEGAGRDSTQVLSLKEKLEFTPRAALDRNRPEKS; from the coding sequence ATGTGGCCAGTGTTATGGATGTCCATGCGTACCTACGCCCCCTACATAACCTTCCCGGTGGCCTTCGTGGTGGGGGCGGTGGGGTACCACCTGGAGTGGTTCATCAGGGGGGACACCACCCTTAAACCTGGGGAGGAGAAGAGCATCGTGGAGCTGAGGGAGGATAGGAAGCTGGAGGAAGGGGCAGGACGGGACAGCACCCAGGTCCTCAGTCTCAAAGAGAAGCTGGAGTTTACCCCCAGGGCAGCGTTGGACCGCAACCGACCCGAGAAGAGCTAA